In Lolium rigidum isolate FL_2022 chromosome 3, APGP_CSIRO_Lrig_0.1, whole genome shotgun sequence, the genomic window gggcacgaaactagaaatcccaaaAAAAAGCGACATGTTTTTGGGCTATgtaaaaaaaagacaaattttggtgctaaaatagtccaTTTCTCgaactttttttttgtgtttttacacatggcacaaaaaatatcggtttgATGTGAAACTTCACgtgtagaacatgtccctctacatgcaaaACTTTTTCAgtattttttaacattttgaaaaataatCTGTACATACCGGGTGTCTATGAACTGGGATCAGTTCTGAATTTCCGTTTTGTCCCGTAAAATAGAACTGGGCTGGGGCTTGGGTCGTTGGATTAGGCTTATGGTACGGTTAGTTAAAAAAAAACAAGTAGCGCTGTGGGAATGTATCGGACAAAGATCGTATGGAGATTGTCGTGTGTGAAGCAATTCCGTTTGGATAATTTTGACAGTTGCAACATTAATACTTCCTCACTTCGGTGAATTGAACATTTTATTAGGCAATGACGAAATGAGATAACAACAAAAGAATTGTGCCTtcctaaaaaaattgtgagatggCCTGCGTCTGATCAAGAAAGATTCTCACAATGTTGCGATGATGGCAACGGTGAATGACGTGAAAACATTATGGATATGGTAAGTAGACAATGTGATTGGAGAAGGAGGCAGTTGACAGGAATAGTCTTCATCTACAATGTTTTCACGGTGTATAGCTAAACTATGGCTGCGCGCCTGCGCACTCAATTTAGGTAGCCCCCGCTCCCGTCCTTTAGCTCCAAAATGGCCTCTTTCTTCTTTTATTGAGATCTAGCACCAGGAAGGATCTTTCGCCGTCGCGCCAACCAAAATTAGGCCCCGTTTCTTTCCGCTTCTCAGGTGGGTGGTACTATTATGATAAGCGCAGTGTGGATCGGAGGCGGCGATCGCCCGCCGGAGGTATGCGAACGAGCCGAGGAGGAAAGGTGAGCGGATCTAGTCTACTCCGTATAGAAGGTGAACTTCGATCTCACCGGGAAAGTGAGCGAAACCGATGGGGACAAAGAGGGCGTTTCGTGAATCCTGATTCGGTggaaggaagaagatgagaaccTTCGAAAGTTTCCAGCTTCAGCCGTCACGTCGCGTGGCCACCAGGCCGGCTGGACAGGTTGCAACTTAATTGGAAAGGGATTTTATTGCTGGTTATGTTGCAGGTCGCAAGTTGGATAGATACACCTGGATAGATTTTCATCAGCTGTTCGTTTGAGGTATTCGTGATTGGCTACCAAGTATGGGAAAGAAACGTACTCCTGCAGTGTCCTGCTGTGCAAGCATTTTTAATACTGTAAAGGCATGATACAATGCATTATTTCTTATTGCCATTTCTGAAATTTAATAACAATCAATTAAGTTTAGTAAGAAAATTTGGTTGATAAGAGAAGGACACACAGTACAACAGACAAAATCGTTTTCTCTTATTTTCTATATAAGGTTTATCTCTTAATTAAAAGAAGCAACCTTCTTTTTTTTATTCTCTCTTTTCCAAATAAGCAAAAAATCTAGCATGGCGAAGCGAAGACTAACGTTACCCCGTTGTACATGCCTAATAGTACTGTGAGTGTTAAGCTTGACAAGTGTAAATAATCAGCATTTCCCTCATGGTAACTACCAATCTCTTGCGACCCGTACGCAGTCCTCTTGTTATTCTTTTTGTCGCATGTCTTCTTAAACCATTAAAAGACAAAGTGTCATGTTTCTTCATCGTTCCTCTTTCGGTACATACTTACTGAAAAGAGGTTCTTGTAGAAGTATATGAGCAAAATGGGACGCCTGAACTAAAAAAAATGGACCATTAGTCCAACCCACTCTGAGTATCTTGACCAAAACAGATGAAAAAAATTAAGTTTTGGCACACACAGAGCGAGAATGCATATATggaacatgggggcatgtgaacccactttttgaaaagttccgtttgtgatctcaaaacatgttttaaaaattgaaacacaaaatgatttcccagatgatctAAAATATGTGTCCTGGACCTGAGTTTCGCGACGAAAAAAtcttttattttgtctcggcaaaaaagtgaaattttgcagggctatatagcagtatatatgtgacgtattttgtcttttttagattctaaaataaaaaagtggtttctccgcgaaaactttctacgcacacatggaacatgcgtacgtacccgaatatttttatttcagaattttttaacatttagaaaatgcatttccaactagggttcacatgcacccaggttcaaaccggacttttcccACACAGAGCTGCTTACTTACACATGCAAATTTCTTAAAATAATATGGCCATATGCTTAATTTATATAATGACAAAATCAGATGCTAAAATTTAAGTTTCAAAAACTGCATTCATTCCCCTATATTTTTAAGCAAGTTTTGAAGTTCGATCCAAGACTGATACTTCGAGACTGATACTTCGAGAACAAGTGTAGCTGGATTTTAGAAGTTCGCTCCGAGTAATTGTTAATGTCAATGATTTTCTTTTCTCCACCATTATGACCAGTAATGAACTATTTCTGCAAGAGGGCAACCCAGAAAAAATTGAGCTACCATTGGCTCTAGAAACATAATGCCATAATGGTGAACACATAAATTTTACCAGCTTTTTCTTTTAGCTGGGCGAATTTCATGATTCGAAAAGTTGAAGGGAAATAAAACCCTAGGTTCAAACTGGCATGTAAACATCTTTTAGTGCATGGTTCTTATTTCTGCCCACGTTATACGATCGTCAAATTATTCCATTGCTCAGTGGTAGCTAAATCATATCCTAGTGCGACCCCAGAAATCTAAGCATAGAAGATTACACCTTCTTTACTGGGCAGACGAGTGTCAGCATCATCTACCTTTCCCAACGGCATAAACAAACTAAATCGCAATGACGCACGCATAGTTTTATGATAAGATAGCGATGATCCATCCCCATCGGCCGGGGCCGGTTTAATTTAGGCGCAACTTGTTAGCTGCCCAACATGTCGCTTGTACCCATCGATCGATCTGTccatcgccatctccatcaaccttTTCTGCCTTTTGGTGCTTGCAGAGGAATATAGAAAAAAGTTCAGAAATGCCCAAGCTGAGGTAACACGTGCGcacgagagaagggaggtggcggGGTggatgcttcttcttcttcggttttCTTTTCACCTTCTGCAAGTGTCAAGTGAGTGAGTTCGTGCCGCCTTCCCTTGTGTTTATCACTGCGTGCCTATCGTATCCCGTCTGCGGCCTGCAGATCCTGGGCGCTGATCAACTTGCAGTTGATATGGCGTGGAAGCAGGTTCGCTGTTTCGTTTCTCTGGAAACCCCGGCACAAGGCCGTCAGTTCAAGTCGATGGGAGATAGCACAGGTGCTGGTTTTTCAGGTTTGCCTGTCGTTTGTGATCTCCAATTCTCGAGCTCATTGAAAACGAGGGCAGGAGCAACTGGGTAAAAGGGAAGATGTATGCTTGGATGGACATTGCCAATGCCCAATGCTTTGGGGCacattttttttgcgaattagttCTGCCGGAATTAACTGTATCAGGATACATTTATGCGTGATTTGTTCTGCCGTGACACTTAGTATACCGTAGATCAGAATTTTGAACTCAATCATGGTGTAAGCCCTTGGCATCGTAATATCCAAAATTAAAACCCACATAGTTTAAAATAACAACAATGTTTCACACAAAAGCGTCCCAACGAGGTAGCATACGATGCATGAAAATTTCGTTAGAAAATAATGATGGATCAAACCGAAGGAGGAGGACCATTCCCGCCGCCAACATCGATCACCACCTTCAGCACCATTGTTTTCCAAAGCAGCACCACCGGTCAGCACCAAACAACGCAGCAGCAACGGCAACAAAAGCAACCTCTCTTCTTGCCTTCTTTGATTCCAAGATCTCGGCCCTCCTTATCTCCCACCATTCTTTGGTGAGAGCATCTATAGTACTTGGATCCATCATCATCACTCGAGttccctcttttttcttctcaagGCGGATCCTTTTATCTTCAAACTCGGCCTTCCTCTTCTCATCTTCTCTTATTGCTTCCCACTTCCTGATCATGTCAGGTTGTTCCTTCTCGGCCAACTTTTGAGTTTGCAATTGCTCTTGTGCACTTTTTGCTTCGCCTTCATCATCTCCTCGATCTTGGAAGTTAACCTGTCTTGCTCGACCCTCCTCTTCACCTCTAGCTTCACTTGTTTTCTTCCATCGGGCCTCCCTTTGTTTCTCCCTCCTCCCGGTGCATCATCACTATCATCATCCACAACAATTGGAACACCATTGTGTGGAGGAGGATCCTCTTGGTCCCTCAACTTCCACATTTCACTATGCTCTAGAATTTTCCAACAATGGTGTAGTGCGAAAAACCTATTCTCGCTTGCTTTCATGTCGTTGTACCTTTGTTGTGCAATACGGTCCTGCATACAAACATTGCATAGAAACAAAGAATTAACATTTTCATTCAAGTATGATTTTCATAGAAAAAAATCATGCCTGataaagaagtgagcctagctcacttggttagggaagtggatgtacaacccagccacccaggttcaagtttcCAGGGACGCAGATTTGGTTTCttataatttcaaaaaaaaaaaaaacactcccctatagtattcctttcaaaaaaaaaaaaaaaaactcacaaaGTTGTCAATGGTTGCACCATTAGGAGGATTATTCTTCACTTTTCAAAGCATACGGCCCAACGAGAGCAACATTTCTTGATTGTATCCTACTAGCCTTAAAGAGATCACATTGTGCGGCTTGATCCTTAACTTGTCTTCGGCCTCAACTGCTGAAAATTTTCCTCAATTCTCTGCCAGATTGATCTTTGTCGGTGACCGTGTCTATAGAAATACTCCCACACGCATTGAGCAGAGCAATGCCCTCCTTCTCTGCCGCCACAATATGCGGGCTCCGCCGCTTCCACTTCGGAACAGCAGTGGCTCCCACGGGGACATCCACGAAGCTGGAGGCGACGGGGCCTGGGGAACAAACGACAGCAGTAATTGGGGATGCACGACACCTTGAGCGGGCAGGGGAGGGACGCCGGAGTCCATCACGGGCGCCAGAGGGCGCGTGGACGAGCAACCGGGGTGGGGCATGCAGATCAGCGGCGCCGCGTGGGCGGCAAAGAGGAGGTGAAATGTCCACGCGTCAACCCTATCGATGTGATGCAGCGAACTGGATCGCTCGGCCCAAAATCCGTGTATATGCTGCATTTCGCGACGTGATGGgtgtttgatgcaaaaaaaaaaaaatcgtctCACACATTTTTCCGTATCTATTCGGAATGTTTTCTCTGCCCGTACCGCATATTGGATGTTATTTTCCAGGTTCTTCGTTGCATGCATGGGGTATCCGCTAGAGATACTCTTACTAGTGATCTTGAAGTTCACCTGGTAAAAGGATACCAAAATTGACGACCTTGACAACATTCACATCCTAAATTTTGTAAAGTAAACCGCGATATTCAGAGGCATAGAAGGATGCTTAATGTTGGCAATCCCTTGCTGGAATTCAAGATCTAACACTGAGGTAGAGATGAGAATGGTTTGCACCTTGGAATCAATATGTTTATTTGTCCATTGCTAAATTTGCACACCCTAGGCATATAGAACCATCAGCCACACAAGGGCGCCTGCTTTGCTACGCACATAGAACACCAAGATCTGTTACCAAGTTGCAGGAGATGTTTTTTCCATCCTTTTTCCACTTGAAACGTTTTTCATTGGTGTCAGTATTGCACACACTATTACCTGGACACCAGGTAGACCATGACTATACAACATCAGAAAACTACACACTTGATTAGCATTGTTTATACTGATAGCATATTCACCTTTAACAACTTCCAGATTTTCCTTTGCGAAGTGCACACAAATATCATGAAGACAGAGTACGTCCTACTAAAATGGAATTATATAACTTTTGGCTCCTTTAAAACGGATGTGGCTTCTGCTAATGACATAAAAaaattcgataaagggaatatattaatatcaaaagatatcaattacacccagcctgtgcaacaacgcaccaccctaatggcactacggatgcacacagccaaaaaatagaaaagaaaagtaagaaacaaaagtcccgctacagtatctcgggcgtaacaacatcaatacatccaccaccaagacaacacatgaaatacagactctccaaaaacgacgtcttcaagaagggaagaatgctctaacaccgttatcgtccgatcaaagatcttaggttttcaccctgaagatagtccccgttcTCAAAACaaccctccaacaaggtcattgccaggcacaactagttaaggccagaccttgggttctcaccctgaaaggtaggactctgaacttcacatgtgttattgcccccactttcataccgctgatgtgaagcccggaacaccaagcaagtctctcaacaacgcggagacttgaacctcccttagctattcGACCTctcatccggccttcatgaaattatcttcttctgactttcatcatggatccatagtcacttgatgtcaacacagaaaaagagcttcacgccgctccctccagaaccaaacggtcggaataaaagcatgggtgcgcgcgaccgaataccacccgatccagcaaactacaggcaaaagatgcgctgattcattcgccggcggagccttccggaactcaacactctggctagatgaaaaggattagcatccggtaggtcttcatcttcgcagaagaagaaccctaggaccaccaccttcaaacccgaaGCAGACGAAGAGGCCCCCACGCCGCTATCCGCTGACCAACGATGACGAAGGAGAATTCGGTGGACGGCGGAagccgcaaccacaccatcctcgcctcgcacatcgccgcccccttcctcgcgccgccagcagaagctgacgatggatctcggcgggcacaagatccaacagccgccgccaccaccatccatcgctggaggccgtggaggaggagccgccgccgcacatCCAGGGACGCCGCCCTAGACGTGGAGCACGCCGAAGCCGgaggtcgccgccaccgccagtccCCGCCTCCAACAACCCCCCGGGCACTTTGGCGTCGGGGCCCACCGCCACTGTGgctagcgccgacggcagcggcggagggagagaaacggagggagggggcggcggaaggagggagatcggccccccggcggcgccctgggGAGCGCCACGGGAGGGGTTCATGACATAAATGTTATGTTTTTCTTTCACGATAGAAACGCATGGTGTTTGCGATAAGATAACCATGATCCATTCCCATCGGCCGGGCCCGGTTTAATTTAGGGGCAACTTGCTCCCCAACCTGTCACTTGTACCCATCGATCAATCTGTCTATTGCCCCGTCTCTATCTCAATCAACTTTTCTGCCTTGCCTTTTGGTGCTTGCAGTTGCAGAGGAATATAGAAACGGTACCTTGGAAAGTGCGCAAGCTGAGGTAACACGTGACGGAATGCCACGGCCGTGCGCACGAGACAAGCAGGGTGGatgcttcctcttcttcgccttcGTTTTCACCTTCCGCAACCGTCAGTCAGTGAGTGAGTTCGTACCGCCTTCCTTGTGTTGTGGGACATGTATTGTTACTGCGTGCGTGCATCGATCTCTGCCTATTCGTATCCCGTCTGcagcctgctgatcctgggcgcTGATCAACTTGCAGTCGAGATGGCAGGGAAGCGAGTTCGCTGTTTCGTTTCTCTGAAAACCGGGGAGGGGCACAGCTGCCGGGTTTTCTGGTCTGCTTCACCTTATCTGCTCCAGTGATCTCCAATTCTCGATCGAGCTCATTGAAAACGAGGGGAGGAGCAACTGGGTGAAAGGGGAGATGGATGCTTGGGTTGCCAATGCTTTTGGGCACATGGATGCATGAACATATATCTGTACTGGGATGTTCCAAAATCCAAATGGCACGGCTTCTCAATTTCCCTGTCATCATTTATACTGAGCAGGGACTATCGCGATCCCAAGTTTTCAAGTGGATGCTGAGACCCCGCCCCACCAGTCGAGCTTGAAAAGACACCTGAGACCGATCGCTTCGCGCTTTCAGTGTCAGGTACCCTACTATGGTATATGTTGACGGTACTCACTTTCTTAAATTTTATAAAGTAAACCATGATATTCAATCATACAGAGATGTGCAATGCTGGTAATACCTTCCTGGACTTCAAAATCTAATACTAGTAAGGTGGAGATGAGAATGGTTTGATGTTAATCCAGGCTAAGAAACACCTGGAAAACGGAAAGCCTGCAACttgaagccaaaaatcagtttatTTGTCTGTTGGTAAATTCAGATTTGTCACGAGCGGATCATACCATACGGATAGAACTATCAGGGACAGAAGGGTCTGTATTGTTACGCACGCAAGACACCAAGTTTATTACAACTAAGTTCCAAGATTATGTTTTCATTCACTTGGCCATGATCCAAAACAGCAAAAGATTATCGGCACTCAGTTGAGTCACTATCAAGTTGCTCTAAACAGATCCATACTTGGAAAACGCTAGTTCAATTAcaaaagaaatcaccatggagatTGATTACATGTTCAGCATGGAGTGACCATGCGGAATTGCAGTAACTAAACCTCCTGGTTGTACTGTGGAATCTTGCTGAAATGATGACCACTGGGATATGCTCTCACTGTCCCCTGCATAAAGCAAATACGATTCAATGGATAAACATACAGAAAAATGCCGATTTCCATGGATAAACATAAGGAAACCGAAACAAGAAAGAGGaggataaaagaaaaaggaacgaGTAAACTAAGATCCTGGTACATGGATCGCTGATTTTCATGCAGTCCTATCAAGGACCAAAACTCTAGCTTAGTAGAGCATACCTAACTATGTGAAAGTTACTGAATGGCTCAGTATGTGACGAATCTCAAATGTTAAAGATTAGAATCTAGGTTGTGCCAATAATACAAAATGAAACCAGTATGATACTAATACACAATAATAATATACAGAAATACTAAAAAAATGCTTATACTTGCCACTGTTACCGTGGTTATTAGTATGGACTATTTGATAGTAACTTGTTTATATCATGAAAAAGGCATAACATTTATGTGATTAGCACAATCCACATCTGTCTGAAAGGAACCCAAAAAAAGTAATTCCATTTTAGTAGGAGTTACTCAATGTACTCTGTCTTTGTGATATTTGTGTGCACTTCACAAAGAAAAATATGGAGGTGGTTAAAGGTAAATATGCTATTAGTATAAACAATGTTAGTCAACTTTATAGGTTTCTGATGTAGTATAGCCCTGGCCTACCTGGTGCCAAGGTGCCCCTAGAGTAAATAATTATGGATTCCCATTTCTGCACCATGTAAATTATGTTGCCAAAACAATATAGcattatgttttgtgaaagcgttCAGGCAGAGGACGACAAAGTTGACATGGGCGAAGGCGCTAAAAATAGACTTGAGGGATTCAAATGTACCTATATCCCCTCTAAACAATCAGAGATACTACCTCAAGGAAATCCTAGGAATAGCAGTTCAAATTGTACCACCTATGACCAAACTGCTTGATcacatctaaaaaaaaaaactgtttgaTCAGGAAGGCACAATGTTGCATCCGGGCAAGGTAGTGTAGGAGAATGCTGCAGCTCAGCATTGCAGCAATTCAGCCTGGGTCTTTTCAGTGGGCGCAACTGATAGCTGAAACTTGTTCTGAGAAGTGAGAACAGCTTATGGCAGGAATTGGTTCTGAGAAGTATGTTTAACACTTCACATCTACTAAAACTAACCTCATCGGTACAAAAGCTGTCAGGGTTAGATTTCTTGTTTTATCAGGATTttagttttttgtttgtttggtatGTACTTATCAAAATGATAGTAGATGAGAAATGGCAATTTGCTACAACTTAGATTATGCATTCCTCATGACACTCACACGTTCTTGCTACTGTTGTGCACAAGGAGATTCAGTATTATCGTGTGATCAGAAAATAACATTTAGTAATTCAGATTTGCGTTAGTGTATTTGAGAGTTGATATTGTTCAGTGATCATTAGCATTAGCATTTAACATTCTACGTTAACAGAGCCGATCTAACACTTTCAGTTAGAGCCGATCTAACACTTTCAGTTATATATCACAGGTTTGTATCATAAGCTCAACGAAGCACACACAAAAACAGAGGCTTAGCATAGAATAAGTATGttaactaagagaacatcaatagAGTTATTCTCGAATCAAGTAACGTAGAACTTATAGATAGTCTTTTGTTGATCAAAGTGATCAAACTAGTAATCCCATTACAAGATAATTATAATTCTGTGGGGATATGGACTTCTCATTTCTCTGTTTCTGATATGCATCACATCTGATGGTTTGGTGCTAGGAGGTCTACCAAGAAGACTGTGTGCAGATATATAATCAGACGTAAGCCTAAGCAACTATGCTAAGTACCAAAAATCTTCTGGATGTTGAATGGGACATATCTTCTACAGCAGTCAGCACATTTTGTTGCCTGTAATGGCTGAAGCTTTTCATCAAACATCTACAGTGCGCAACCTAACCCACAGCCTTGTTGGCCAAACCAACATAATTTTACAGATTACAAACAAAATCGTgccagcatttcatcgagcacttggACCACAACCCACTAACAAGTTCGATCAAACAAGGAGACGCGATAACTAGCAACCAGCGCATGAAAGGACGTACGATAAGGCGAAAGTGGTGTGGGAGGACGGCACTGACCTGATCTTCTTGATGAGGATCTCGCGGAGCTTCTTGCCGAGTTCCTGGGAACGGACGCGCGCCATGAGCGCCTTGTGGGCGAGCACGCGCTTCTCCGAGTTCTTGACGTGGTGCTCCGTCCGGCGTTTGATGAGCCTCTCGATGCCGCTCGACCGCATCTTCCGCTCCATCACCTGGAGCGCGCGCTCCAGGTTGCCGTCCCGCACCTGTACCATGATGCCCCGCGACGGCTGAAGTTGCCCGTAGTACGCCACCGCTGCCGTCGGCGGCCAGAGCCCCCGCGCCGTCCGTGCTAGTGCCTGCATCGCTTGTTccctcgcgccgccgctgccAGAACTGCCGCTGCCTGACGGGAAACCGCTAGCCGTCCCACAGAGAGGTGGGGCAGCGAAGGGATGAGTCAGGCCATGGGCTTTCTAAACTCTCATCAATTCTCTTTTCCCATGGGCCACTGAAACACGCTTCCAGCCCAACACGGGCTTTCTGGCGAATCCTATTCATCGCCCGCGAGTGATAGGTACAAACCATAGGTTTCAGCCAACGGGAAGTTTTGGACCGCAGCCTATCAAGGCAGGGAGCTAGTAGGCCTCGGGGTTTTCCGGTTTTTGCCGAGTTTTTTTTCTGGATTTTCTTGGGTTCGGTtttctttcgattttttttgatttcgatttttctttttttaccaAATTTTAAAGTTTAGcaaaagaaaatttcaaattcgaatAATTTTCAAAGTAAGAAAATTTTTAATCTGAGCAAATTTTAAATATGACCAAATTTCAAATCTGGGCAATTTAAAAATCTAAGAAAATGGCAAATTTAAAATCTAAGCAATTTTTGAATATGAGAAAAATTCAATTCTAAGCAAATTTAAAATctaaaaaaatttcaaatttgggaAATTTTGAAACAACCAAACTAATGGgccaggtgacaagggattaacttgtcaatgcctacagattgtagacttgggtttagttggatgtagagggcaagtagatctcgaaggtttcagccgaaaagtactcgacaaatatgaaaactagggtttgtaaacaatgattcgatgatctctgcgtccctcgactcccccttatataggaggtggagccgagggattcgtgttgtacaagttacaaagtccgggaaggtttctaactcatcccgtaagatttacaaataagactttctattacaactctaacttttctTAAtattatcttgggcttccgagtccttttattcttcgggtaatgggccttcaataaaccccgggtactatcttcggcaggcccatttgggatgcctatgtcagtagcccccgagattttgcttgaatcgtagagtcagggaaaatctccactgtttatttttactcgacaacttacacGTTTCTGTATTTATATAAatctctatattgtacagggataatggtaattggggctagttcatctgacggatcaggtactagttaactgctctagtggcaatccgcaaaaacctacttcaaaatcacgtccctggacatgatctcgggatatcggtgtaaacttcgacgagtgccgcttaaggtcttaccattctgtcgagtcccggtcatatttatcgggtacctaacgcgtcggttaggatttttcttcgtatctgttgatacggataatagTAGCAAACCgcgtcggagacggcgccacgccgcacgaacggatctgggtcttaccttcgcaaatattGCGGCATTCGGGAGATTTTTTCGCGACTTCGGcgctcgagaatatattgtcgagtgcttattcggctgttggaatagcacattttattgagtcaacggatgacttatattgttttcccgatgggagtatatgcagagttatttgtataactcgaaatatatttgcttcctctttcttttctctcttttttttttttttttttgtaaactcatcgggcacgcgaacagcgttcccgatgggagtagcccccgaggctacagccaagaacttgtgcttggttgtaggctccacgccttatgccgccatattttctttctttgccgaagttttataatttctc contains:
- the LOC124696988 gene encoding uncharacterized protein LOC124696988, yielding MQALARTARGLWPPTAAVAYYGQLQPSRGIMVQVRDGNLERALQVMERKMRSSGIERLIKRRTEHHVKNSEKRVLAHKALMARVRSQELGKKLREILIKKIRGQ